The genomic segment CATGGGCTGTGATTTTCGCCTCAATAGAAGCTATCTCAGTAACAGGGATTTCAAGTGGACCTTCTGCTGGAGGGGTACTTGGCACGGCAAAGGCTCTCTGGCTCCGAAAGTCATCAGACACTGGCCCGTACTCGCTGAATTGCGGTTTCTGACTCGATCGTATCAATTCACAGATCTTTTCATGCAGCTCCTTGAAGGTCCCGTTGAATGCACCATTTCCCCACGCTTCGCAAAGGGCCATGGTAAAAGCGCCACCTCCCTGATATCCAGCCGACGTGAACCCATCGCGGCATCCACCGAGATGTATCAGCTGTGCGTCAACCTCGATGTCATCCCTTGAGCGTTTTGCCACGGGCCGAAAAATGGAATCTTCATTCACCTCAACAGTCATCATCCCTCTGTAATTGGACCCGGAATTGCAGCTGTCGCTTATCATTACGACGCGGACGCCACGTTTGAACCTAGTCAATGCTTGGTGGATTTTGTCGTCAATTACTTCTCTATCATAGGCGACAAGGGTCTCGTCTTTACCATCCAATTCATCTCCATTAACATCTGGTTGTTGCCCGCCATGGCCTGAATAATAGAAAACATAGATGTCGTTTTCTACCATGAGATCAGCGGCACGATAAAGTGCAGATAGAATCCCGTCGCGAGTCGCCTCAACCGTTTTCAGTGTTCTAGTTTGGTAACCAAAAGGCTTCAGAATTCTTTCCATATTGTCCACATCAAGCTCACATCCCCAACATCCACCAGTACCATCCCATCCATTATAGGCGTTAGGGTCTACGCTTTTTAACCCAACCAACAACGCATGTGCTTTTGGCATAATGATCCTCCTTCCTGTCATGCTTTGTTACTACGTCAACCATCTAGTTGAACCAAATAGCGGCAGTTTGTGACAGTTGGGGGACATCTTTACTTTTTCACGTCTGTCCTGATGTTGAATTGTGGAATTCATCTTTGCCGAGGGCTTCAATACAAGCTCCTTCCAGCATGTCTAACCCGGTTCACGGTTTCACTTATTACAGAACTGGAAAACTGAAGAGCGTCCCCAAGACTCCCGTGTTTCCCAATCAGTCGAAAGCGACATTTGTCAAGTTAGGAGGTTTTTGCCTTCTTCTCCCGGGCTTCTGCCTCTGCTTTCCGGGCCTTGGCATCAGACAGTTCAGCGTCTTTTTGTGCCCTGTCGACTTCTTTCATTTTGTCCTGGGCTTCCTTGCTAAATTTCAAAACTCCCTGAAACAGCGTAATTGCACCTGCGCTTCCGCCGGCAACAATGGCGGCCGTTATGAAAATCCCCATCGGCGAAACTTTGTTGCCTTCGAAGAGGGAACCCAAGACATCAAACTGGTACAAACTACATACCGCCCAGGAGACCACAAAAGCAATTGGGCTCTTGAATCCGAGGTTGCTGAGCTTCTCACGAAACCATCGGTAATCAAACAAAAGCACCAATGCACGCTCAAGTAACATAGCGAGAACGATGAGTTTTGTGAGTGCGGCGAGAATCCGAAAGAAATCTGGCGACAAATCTGATGGTATCATGACCAACCTCCTTGTGCTCTTTCAGAATAATCCAATTAGCGCCACGCGGCCTATTACGTGTCTCGAGAAAAGTTCAATTTTCGCACAGCACAGCCTTTAGAAGTACAGGGTAGAGGGGGACGCTGGTGAAAGGTTGACATGTGGCCTTACTCCGAACAGATTTCAACCTTTCACCAGCGTCCCCTAATATCACTCGTCCGTGGATGGACACTAGCTAAACACCGCCTGCGATGAATTTGCTGAATTCATTCAAAGCAGCCTCGTTTCTCTTCTCCTTATCATCGAGATAATCCAGCATCGCGATGGGTTTCTCGCTACCCCTGTCTGGCAACTCAATTCCCATGCGGTGTTCCACATTTGGCTCTAGAATCATTATCGACTTTGTAAAGGCGTTTATCCCTTCTTGTATATTCTCGTTAGCCTGCCTATGAAACTCCTTTGTTTCATCATCTCTATCATGAACCACGAGGTGAGGTATTTCAAACTGCCCCAACAGCCGCATAAATTTGCCCATCTGGAATTTTCCACCACAATCCATTACAAAGCATTTTTGACCATGACAACTCTGCAGTCCTCGGCCATTTTGCAACACCCAGTTGAAAAGGACTTTTTCGGTTGGGCCTTCGACAAGTAGCACAGTATCGGCAAAAAACATCTCATTACGTTCTTGGTTCAGCCACAAATGGTAGCGAAACTTGTTCACTTCCTCCTCTTTCAGGACTGTCTCGATGAAATCGTCGGATAGACTTTTAGCGTGGCTCTTATTCTCCTTCTTCAACACTCGTACAATGGAACACATGTCATGAATATGGGGCGTCACGAAATAGGGCGAATGGGTTGAGGCAATCACCTGTTGATTATCCCCACTAGAAAGCTCCCTGAGATCCGCATAGAACCTATACTGTTGTTGCGGGTGCTGAAAATAGAACCTATACTGTTGTGACGGGTGCTGAAAAGTCTCTGGCTCCTCTATCAGCAGCAGTGTGAACTCAGGACGAAAGACCTTTTTGCCTTTCTGAGGGCCCTGTCTATCCTTTCTGCGACTTACCTCGGCCCAGAGCTTAACTAGGGCCACCTCAAGAGACCTCTGTAATCCCTGCCCCTTGCTCTCAACGGGAAAAGGAAAATGACCGCTCTCTTCAATAGTCAATGTGGCCGACTGCTGGGCGAGTTTGGCTGGATCAAGCGGTTGTAAATCTACCATAACTGTGCAATTCCAACCAGCTAGCTCCTTGTTCAAGAAGCACTCAATTCCAGATATGGATTTTCCATCCCACTCTTCCAGATTCTCCACTGGGATTTCCCGAAGCTTGTCAGATAGCCCGACCACGGCATCAGAGAAGGGCTTGTATTCCTTGGACTCGTGCAACCCAGGTTCGACTATTTCTTTCAAGAGTTTTGCCATCGTTGCCGAGCCCGTCGTTTTCAGCTCTTGTGCTACATTCTTCAATGCGGGTATGTAGATGACATCGCCTATCTTCGCCTTTCCAACTCCCTTCGCACCAAAGAAATCCGTATCAAACAGGCTTTCCTTTCCGTCAGTCAGGGTGAACCCTGTGTAAACAGCTTTCGAATTCTTCTTGGCCAACCGTCTCACCTTTAGTCTGTTTTCCGGCAGCCGGTATTGCTCTGGCAGGGACTCATGCAATTCATTGGAAAGCTCAACGAACTCCACATCCACGAACAATTCGTCTGGCTTGCAATCTGGACAGCATAAAAAATCCGTATCCTTCAGTTTCAACTCGTCATAGAAGAATAGAAGCGCAGCAATGACATTTGATTTTCCAGAATTGTTCGGACCTATAAGCGCAGTGTATTCATTCAACCGAACGGTCTCATTCTGA from the Deltaproteobacteria bacterium genome contains:
- a CDS encoding ATP-dependent endonuclease, yielding MRIKSIRMHNFRSIQNETVRLNEYTALIGPNNSGKSNVIAALLFFYDELKLKDTDFLCCPDCKPDELFVDVEFVELSNELHESLPEQYRLPENRLKVRRLAKKNSKAVYTGFTLTDGKESLFDTDFFGAKGVGKAKIGDVIYIPALKNVAQELKTTGSATMAKLLKEIVEPGLHESKEYKPFSDAVVGLSDKLREIPVENLEEWDGKSISGIECFLNKELAGWNCTVMVDLQPLDPAKLAQQSATLTIEESGHFPFPVESKGQGLQRSLEVALVKLWAEVSRRKDRQGPQKGKKVFRPEFTLLLIEEPETFQHPSQQYRFYFQHPQQQYRFYADLRELSSGDNQQVIASTHSPYFVTPHIHDMCSIVRVLKKENKSHAKSLSDDFIETVLKEEEVNKFRYHLWLNQERNEMFFADTVLLVEGPTEKVLFNWVLQNGRGLQSCHGQKCFVMDCGGKFQMGKFMRLLGQFEIPHLVVHDRDDETKEFHRQANENIQEGINAFTKSIMILEPNVEHRMGIELPDRGSEKPIAMLDYLDDKEKRNEAALNEFSKFIAGGV